AATGCAGTAATGAGAAGTGCCGAAGCTTTTGGTTTTATGCCCTTTTATATTTTAGATTATAATAAAAAAAATAAAAAAACCGCTAACAGAGTGTCGCAAGGTGCAGATAAGTGGCTAGATATTACTAAGTTTAATAGTTTGCAAACAAGCATAGATACAATAAAAAACGCCTCTTATAAAATTTATGGAACATCTTTAAAAGCTGCCAAACCTATAGAGGAGGTCGATTTTTCTGTGCCTCATATTATTGTAATGGGTAACGAACACAAAGGTTTAAGTGCAGAAATGGAAGAGGCGGTGGATTTAAATTTTAAAATACCTATGCAGGGTTTTTCGCAAAGCTTTAATATTTCTGTGGCAGCTGCTATTAGTTTAAGTTATATTTTTCAATATCGAAAGTCTCACAAAGTAAAAGAATG
Above is a window of Pseudobdellovibrionaceae bacterium DNA encoding:
- a CDS encoding RNA methyltransferase, with product MSSKKILHNSSFFSQIIPSHLSSNEVVKKLSTIATEERWLKIQKVVASRSFDVGVLMEDIYDQGNINAVMRSAEAFGFMPFYILDYNKKNKKTANRVSQGADKWLDITKFNSLQTSIDTIKNASYKIYGTSLKAAKPIEEVDFSVPHIIVMGNEHKGLSAEMEEAVDLNFKIPMQGFSQSFNISVAAAISLSYIFQYRKSHKVKECLFTKNNFVDLQAQYLWKSVQSAEKYFL